The uncultured Trichococcus sp. DNA window TTACACTATTTATTATATAGTCATTTAGCGGAATTGTGAAATGAAGATAAGGAATACCAGTATTACGAAAATGAATAGATTCACAATGTTATAAAAGCACATTAACCTCCGCCGGAAACGGTCATACTTACCGTTTCCAACCGTTCAGTCCCGTGCAGTAATTGAATATTTTGGAATCGATTAGCTTGTGGCAAAAAACGTAGTCAAAACAGCATCAATATCCCTTTGCTTTTTACTCTGCTTCAAGTACGTAAGATAATAAGCTTGCTTCATGCTGAAATTTTTGAGTGTGATTATGGACAAGGAGCCTTCCTTTAATTCCTCTTCGACCGATAAACGGTACAAAAATCCGATACCGTCATTGTTTTTTATGTAACTCTTCATAAGTTGGATATTGCCGATGCGGCTGACTTTATGGAATGTATCCAGGGAATGATTCTCTTGATACAGATATTTTTCTACCGTATCACTTACCCCTGAACCTTGTTCACGCAACAACAAGTGTTGCTCACTGAGTTGGCCATAGTCCACAGTCTTTCCGCTCAAAGGATGTTCCGGTGCACAAATGAGCAGGATTTCATCTTCAAAAAACGGAAGCTTCTCAAAATCGTTACTTTTCACAGGACCGGATATAAGTGCGAAATCTATTTTTTTCTGATAAAGAAATGCGGACAACTGTTCCGTATTTTCCACCAAGAGGTGCAATCGGATATTTTGTTCCTTTCCGAACAAAGATGTATGATTGGGTAAATAGTACTCCCCAATTGTTCGGCTGACGCCGATAGTAAAGTCCGGCTGCTCCGAGTGAGTAGTCAACGTGCGCAATAAGTCATTGATCTGCCGATTGATCAAGATCAATCGGTCCCGCAGAAGTTCTCCTTTTCTCGTCAATTCCAGATTACGGTCCTGATATTGGAATAGTTTAATCCCCAGATCGTTCTCCAGATACTGGATATGTTTTGTAACGGTCGGCTGCGACAGGGAAAGAACTGCTGCCGCTTTCGTGTAGTTTAAATGATCAGCCAAAACCAAGAAGGTCTGGTAGCGATAATCGAGCATGAAGTCACCCTTTCGTTTCTTTTGCCGGCGCATGCCCACCTGCAAAAGGCTTGGTAGATATCTGATTTGGCATAGCGGCTATAGAAGTAATATAGCATTATTTGAATGCATTAACCAACCATCTGCTCCCAATGATGCAAGAGAGGATGCACGGCTATAATCAGATACTCAACAAATCAGATTTCCATTTTGAAATACCTTGGCATCAGCAGTATCTTCTCGCACAGTTCAAAAAAATAAACCCCAAAAGAGACAAATTCTCTTTTGGGGTTTATTGAACAGTCCTTCTTGTTTCAGTCGATTAAAATATTTCTATAGCTTGACTTAGCTGTTGATTTTCTTGCCTAGCGTATTTCCGATCCAACCGCCGATGACCATGACGATAAGGAAGATCCAACCGGACAGAGAAAAGTTCGCGATTGGTGTGTAAAGGGCGCCCACATTACAGCCGTTGGCCAATCGGGTTCCGATCCCCATCGCCAATCCGCCCATGGCGAAAAGCAACACTTCTTTGAAACTGATCTTCAATTCTGACATGAAAGTTTGGACAAACTTGCCTGCTGTCAAAAGGTAGATGATTGTACCAAGCAGTATCCCAAAGTTTTGTACGGATACAGGATTCTCGAAGAAAGGTTGGATGAAGCCGTCCGGTTTCATTTTGGCAAAGGATGCCAGGGACTCCGCAGAAACGCCAAACATCATCAGGAACTTACCGAACCAGAGACCGTAAGGTGTTGATGCGCCCCATCCGGAACGTGTGACACCCATAAGCAGGGTATACAGCAACGTGATGGCCACAGCGCCTTGCGTAAGTGTCCATGGTTTCACGAACATTCTGTCGTATGTGGCTTCGCTGAGCAGCGCGAAGTCCTTGGAATCGAAGGAAGCCTCTTCTTCCTGCATTTTTTCTGCTGAAACCCCAACGTAAGTATTTTCGTTCTTTCTCTTTTGCTCAAATTTGTAAGAAATGGCAATAACGATGAGCGCAAAAATCCCTGTCAGGACCACAGCACCCAAATAACCGCCCAAGCCGTCCCATTGGAAAAGATCCGGTAAAAAGACGCCTTGGCTGAAGTTCGCTCCGGTAGCCGAAGTGAACCAAGACTCCTTGACGATGCTTGCAGTATTTTGCAACGGGAAGCCCAAAAATACACCCATGCCGAAGAATATCAACGTGACAAAAGCTCTTGGCAGACCCGTGATGAGATCAGTCAGCACACCCGATGCACAACAGGATGAGAAGCTCATGCCGAATCCGAAAAGAAGACCTCCCAAAATCAGACCGAGGTTGATTGGATTGATCCAAAGTCCGAAAGTCGTCACATCACCCTTGAAAAGCAAAGCTGCGGTAACGACAGATGAGATGAAAAACATGAACATCAACGCTCGCATAAGTTTAGTCGATCCGGTCTTGTAAGCGCGGTTCACGCTGCCCGCAAAGCCTGTATAAGCTCTGGAAAGCGCATATCCGAGACCCGCTCCGATGACCAATCGGAAAAACAGCATATCCGATGCCAACTGAGTCTTGCCCAGCGCCAAAAGAAGTATGATAGCAATAAACCCTAAAATTGTTTCTCCCTTTTTCATAATTTCCTCCAAATGATAAATTTTTTGTTGATAAAGAGACTTATACCTTTAACAAATTTTCACCAGAATTCCGGTTGATGTGAATCACCGATTACCTGCAGAGAATTTTATCACAAGGTTCTGCTTTCTATTTTTAAAGTTAAATTCCTTTAAAAACAAGGAGTCTCCTTTTCAACAGAAATAGTATATCACTATTTGTAAGTTATTTTACGAATATTTTATTTTTTTTGTGAAATTAATCTCTTTCTAATGATGCCATCTGAGGAATGCAAATTATAATTTTTGATCATCTCAAGCCGTTAAATTGATTTCAGACCGCTTTTTGTCGCCCGCATCCACATAGTGGGAAATGATTTTTCCCATCCAAAGCGAGCGTTTCTCTCTGGAAACAAAAAAGTTCGATTCATGATTTAA harbors:
- a CDS encoding LysR family transcriptional regulator — encoded protein: MRRQKKRKGDFMLDYRYQTFLVLADHLNYTKAAAVLSLSQPTVTKHIQYLENDLGIKLFQYQDRNLELTRKGELLRDRLILINRQINDLLRTLTTHSEQPDFTIGVSRTIGEYYLPNHTSLFGKEQNIRLHLLVENTEQLSAFLYQKKIDFALISGPVKSNDFEKLPFFEDEILLICAPEHPLSGKTVDYGQLSEQHLLLREQGSGVSDTVEKYLYQENHSLDTFHKVSRIGNIQLMKSYIKNNDGIGFLYRLSVEEELKEGSLSIITLKNFSMKQAYYLTYLKQSKKQRDIDAVLTTFFATS
- a CDS encoding YeeE/YedE family protein; the encoded protein is MKKGETILGFIAIILLLALGKTQLASDMLFFRLVIGAGLGYALSRAYTGFAGSVNRAYKTGSTKLMRALMFMFFISSVVTAALLFKGDVTTFGLWINPINLGLILGGLLFGFGMSFSSCCASGVLTDLITGLPRAFVTLIFFGMGVFLGFPLQNTASIVKESWFTSATGANFSQGVFLPDLFQWDGLGGYLGAVVLTGIFALIVIAISYKFEQKRKNENTYVGVSAEKMQEEEASFDSKDFALLSEATYDRMFVKPWTLTQGAVAITLLYTLLMGVTRSGWGASTPYGLWFGKFLMMFGVSAESLASFAKMKPDGFIQPFFENPVSVQNFGILLGTIIYLLTAGKFVQTFMSELKISFKEVLLFAMGGLAMGIGTRLANGCNVGALYTPIANFSLSGWIFLIVMVIGGWIGNTLGKKINS